A genomic segment from Bradyrhizobium sp. ISRA430 encodes:
- a CDS encoding pirin family protein: MSWMPSKDPVLGDASSCDALELVIVPRMRDLGGFNVRRALPHGRRQMVGPFIFFDHLGPVQFIAGQGMDVRPHPHIGLATVSYLFDGRILHRDSEGNIQEILPGAMNLMTAGRGIAHSERTPDLVRTSDHGMFGLQTWIALPLEHEEIAPSFQHFDATVLPVVEDRGLRARVIAGSAFGKTAPVTMLSDWFYVEVVLDAGASAPLDPDHEERAIYVVDGAVEIAGDRFEGPRLLIFRPGDRISVKAVHPSRIMLLGGTALEGPRHVWWNFVSSRKERIEQAKQDWKTGRFDPVPQETEFIPLPEGKLG, translated from the coding sequence ATGAGTTGGATGCCATCAAAAGATCCTGTCCTTGGCGACGCGTCGTCCTGTGACGCACTTGAGCTCGTGATAGTCCCGCGCATGCGTGATCTTGGCGGTTTCAACGTGCGACGAGCGCTGCCGCACGGCCGTCGTCAGATGGTGGGCCCATTTATCTTCTTCGACCACTTGGGGCCGGTTCAATTCATAGCTGGACAAGGAATGGACGTGCGACCCCATCCGCACATCGGGCTCGCAACTGTGTCCTATCTTTTCGATGGGCGAATTTTGCATCGCGATAGCGAGGGAAATATCCAGGAGATTCTACCCGGCGCTATGAACCTGATGACGGCCGGGCGGGGAATCGCGCATTCAGAGCGTACCCCTGACCTTGTTCGCACGAGCGACCACGGCATGTTCGGTCTTCAGACCTGGATCGCGCTGCCGCTGGAACATGAAGAGATCGCGCCAAGCTTTCAGCATTTCGACGCGACCGTTCTCCCGGTCGTGGAGGATCGAGGGTTAAGGGCACGTGTAATAGCCGGCTCGGCCTTCGGAAAGACTGCGCCAGTCACAATGCTGTCTGATTGGTTCTACGTGGAGGTAGTGCTGGACGCGGGCGCTTCGGCCCCGCTGGATCCAGATCATGAAGAACGCGCTATATATGTGGTCGACGGGGCGGTTGAGATTGCCGGCGACCGATTTGAGGGGCCGCGCCTGCTTATCTTCCGACCGGGGGACCGCATCAGCGTGAAGGCTGTCCATCCGTCGCGCATCATGCTCCTGGGCGGGACCGCCTTGGAGGGACCGCGCCACGTATGGTGGAATTTCGTTTCCTCGCGCAAGGAACGGATCGAACAAGCGAAACAGGACTGGAAGACCGGCAGGTTCGATCCTGTCCCTCAGGAAACTGAGTTCATCCCGCTGCCGGAAGGCAAGCTCGGTTAA
- a CDS encoding GFA family protein produces the protein MTETGKPVLTGGCQCGAVRFAVMTAPTRISICHCRMCQKASGAPFASFADINKTDFAWTKGQPSFFRSSTIAERGFCAGCGTPLSFGRIDGDRIEIMTGTFDHPDRVIPTRQFGTESRLGWVVGIANLPSQTTQQNYGPEKMATIVSYQHPDHD, from the coding sequence ATGACTGAAACCGGCAAACCCGTTCTCACCGGCGGCTGCCAATGCGGTGCCGTGCGCTTTGCAGTCATGACGGCACCGACCAGGATTTCGATCTGCCATTGCCGGATGTGCCAGAAGGCGAGCGGCGCGCCGTTCGCCTCCTTTGCCGATATCAACAAGACGGACTTTGCCTGGACGAAGGGACAGCCCTCATTCTTCCGCTCTTCCACCATCGCCGAGCGTGGCTTTTGCGCCGGCTGCGGCACGCCACTGAGTTTTGGCCGCATCGACGGCGACCGGATCGAGATCATGACCGGTACCTTCGACCACCCCGACCGCGTCATCCCGACGCGGCAGTTCGGCACCGAATCCCGCCTCGGCTGGGTGGTCGGCATCGCCAACCTGCCGAGCCAGACCACGCAGCAGAATTACGGACCGGAGAAGATGGCGACCATCGTCAGCTATCAGCATCCGGATCATGATTGA
- a CDS encoding NADP-dependent oxidoreductase — protein sequence MRAFAIDRFGGPASIQELPEPSIGPADVLVRIRTAGVNPIDWKVAEGAKAGLDIRFPYVLGQDAAGVVEKVGSEVARFKAGDEVFGAFWLSGSYAELVRGSPKAALALKPANADFDSAAALPTAALAALASVNAVDVKPGQIVLIIGATGSVGGYALQIAADRGAYIIATAPEDDADRLKHLGAFETIDYHKEDVFDAVNRSHPERLDAIIDVVSDRAALARMAGLLRPGSRLATTVHAADVKSMADHGIKAANVDVLGTTEGLDEIARLIDAQKLKVMIEKVFPLDLASEAVSISQRGRLRGRVLIKIS from the coding sequence ATGCGCGCATTTGCAATTGACCGCTTCGGCGGACCAGCCTCCATTCAGGAGCTGCCGGAGCCGTCAATCGGCCCGGCGGACGTGCTGGTGCGAATCAGAACAGCCGGCGTCAATCCTATCGACTGGAAGGTAGCAGAAGGCGCGAAGGCCGGGCTCGATATTCGATTTCCGTACGTCCTCGGGCAAGACGCCGCTGGGGTGGTCGAAAAAGTTGGATCCGAAGTCGCTCGATTTAAGGCGGGCGATGAAGTGTTCGGCGCGTTTTGGCTCTCTGGCAGTTATGCCGAGCTTGTTCGCGGCTCGCCGAAAGCTGCCTTAGCCCTCAAGCCGGCTAACGCAGATTTCGATAGTGCGGCGGCCCTTCCGACGGCGGCGTTGGCTGCATTAGCAAGCGTGAACGCCGTTGATGTTAAGCCAGGCCAGATCGTTCTTATCATCGGAGCGACAGGGAGCGTGGGGGGCTATGCGCTGCAAATTGCGGCCGACCGTGGCGCGTATATCATCGCCACCGCTCCCGAGGATGATGCTGATCGCCTAAAGCATCTTGGTGCGTTCGAAACGATTGATTATCATAAAGAAGATGTGTTCGACGCTGTAAATCGATCCCATCCCGAACGTCTGGATGCCATTATCGATGTGGTAAGTGACAGAGCCGCGCTTGCGCGCATGGCAGGACTTCTGCGTCCCGGCTCTCGACTGGCAACAACTGTCCATGCCGCCGATGTGAAGTCGATGGCGGATCACGGCATCAAGGCCGCAAACGTGGATGTGCTGGGAACCACAGAGGGCCTCGATGAAATTGCCCGCTTAATCGATGCACAAAAACTGAAAGTAATGATTGAGAAGGTGTTTCCCTTGGATCTGGCATCGGAAGCCGTGAGTATTAGTCAACGAGGACGTTTGCGCGGCAGGGTTCTGATCAAAATATCATGA
- a CDS encoding LysR family transcriptional regulator, giving the protein MRWRFDDIVTFIRVMEAGSITAAAARLNLSKSVISKRISDLEAALDAELFQRSTRQVRPTENGQAFYERMVPLLHEIDATAESLSSRRMKSLRGQLRLTTPMSFGTMYLGPVIAEFARRHPDLEVAIDYEDRHVDLIRGGYDVGIRIGHLRDSNLKARRLCECPRIVCCSPAYARQRGIPKSVDELVEHTSIDYAYVHATRFWQFENRKRGGKQLSVSIRSRIVANNGEAVRDMVLAGLGIAPMPMFLIARHLREGTLLPILQDAVLPPYTIAAIYPPTHHVSTKVRTFIDYLVEFFEAPLPWERDMEPVELRSA; this is encoded by the coding sequence ATGAGATGGCGGTTCGACGATATTGTAACTTTTATCCGTGTGATGGAGGCTGGCAGCATCACGGCTGCCGCTGCACGTCTAAACCTTTCTAAATCTGTGATCAGCAAGCGCATCAGCGACTTGGAAGCCGCTCTTGATGCGGAGCTTTTTCAGCGGTCGACCCGACAAGTGCGGCCAACCGAGAATGGACAAGCGTTCTACGAACGAATGGTGCCGCTGTTGCACGAGATCGATGCAACGGCCGAGAGCCTTTCGTCACGGCGGATGAAGTCCTTGCGCGGCCAGCTGCGGTTAACGACTCCGATGTCGTTCGGAACGATGTATCTGGGCCCAGTGATCGCGGAATTCGCCCGCCGGCACCCGGATCTCGAAGTTGCCATCGACTACGAAGATCGACATGTCGATTTGATCCGCGGGGGATATGATGTTGGCATCAGGATCGGACACCTGCGCGATTCAAACCTTAAAGCGCGCCGGCTGTGTGAGTGTCCACGAATTGTCTGCTGCAGTCCAGCCTATGCGCGTCAGCGAGGCATTCCTAAGAGCGTCGATGAACTTGTGGAGCATACGAGCATTGACTACGCTTATGTGCACGCGACGCGGTTTTGGCAATTCGAAAACCGCAAGAGGGGCGGAAAGCAGCTTTCCGTTTCAATACGCAGCCGAATTGTTGCAAACAATGGAGAGGCAGTTCGCGACATGGTGCTTGCGGGGCTGGGTATAGCTCCAATGCCGATGTTTCTGATCGCACGGCATTTGCGTGAGGGTACATTGCTTCCGATACTGCAAGATGCAGTCTTGCCTCCGTATACGATCGCCGCAATTTATCCGCCAACTCATCACGTATCCACAAAGGTTCGAACTTTTATCGATTATCTCGTGGAGTTTTTTGAGGCTCCGCTTCCGTGGGAACGGGATATGGAGCCTGTTGAGCTTCGTTCAGCCTGA
- a CDS encoding pirin family protein has translation MDKKILGRYGNNHGHWVGDGFPVRSLFSYDSLGQHISPFLPLDYAGPHHFEPTTRRRGVGQHPHRGFETVTVVYDGEVEHRDSTGSGGIIGPGDVQWMTAASGILHEEYHSPGYAKTGGPFRMVQLWVNLPAKDKMVPGGYQAILNADIPVVELPDGAGHGRVIAGQFLGVKGPAQTFTPINLWDLHLKRDADLKLALPEGHTAMIVMLTGHINVNGTQEASEAEMVLLDREGSDVTIRTEGETMLLVLTGEPINEPIVGYGPFVMNTEAEIRQAIDDVNSGRFGKAAA, from the coding sequence ATGGACAAGAAAATCCTCGGGCGCTATGGCAATAATCACGGCCACTGGGTGGGCGACGGCTTTCCGGTTCGCTCGCTCTTTTCCTATGACTCGCTCGGGCAACATATCAGTCCATTCCTGCCGCTCGACTATGCCGGGCCACACCATTTTGAGCCGACCACGCGGCGCCGCGGCGTTGGTCAGCACCCCCACAGGGGATTCGAAACCGTTACGGTCGTTTATGATGGTGAAGTCGAACATCGTGACTCGACCGGGAGCGGCGGAATCATCGGACCAGGTGACGTCCAATGGATGACGGCGGCCAGCGGTATCCTCCATGAGGAATACCACTCGCCTGGATATGCCAAGACCGGCGGCCCATTCCGGATGGTCCAACTCTGGGTCAATCTTCCTGCCAAAGATAAGATGGTGCCGGGCGGTTATCAGGCGATCCTGAATGCCGACATTCCGGTTGTCGAGCTGCCCGATGGCGCAGGTCACGGGCGCGTCATCGCGGGCCAGTTTCTAGGCGTGAAAGGACCAGCGCAAACGTTCACTCCCATCAATCTGTGGGATCTGCATTTGAAGCGTGATGCCGACCTAAAGCTCGCCTTGCCCGAAGGCCACACCGCGATGATCGTGATGCTGACGGGACATATCAATGTCAACGGCACGCAGGAAGCCTCGGAGGCCGAGATGGTCTTGTTGGACCGTGAAGGCAGCGACGTCACGATCCGTACCGAAGGCGAGACGATGCTGCTTGTTCTGACCGGCGAACCCATTAACGAACCGATCGTTGGTTATGGGCCGTTCGTTATGAATACCGAGGCAGAAATCCGTCAGGCTATTGACGACGTTAATAGTGGTCGCTTCGGCAAGGCCGCGGCGTGA
- a CDS encoding DoxX family protein produces MKSFGREDPAWVDRILDWRWTWVIARSAMVGIFLVSAVIKLLNFPAAIIEQESLGLHPGAFWAGLTIFVQLTGSLLVISGRFVWLGAGALGVFTAVAAAMAHGFWTMQGQEQFVAMNIFLEHIGLIGGLIMTALVAEHAKREGRF; encoded by the coding sequence ATGAAGAGTTTCGGAAGAGAGGACCCCGCCTGGGTCGACAGAATACTAGACTGGCGCTGGACCTGGGTGATCGCCCGAAGCGCAATGGTCGGAATCTTCTTGGTCAGTGCTGTCATCAAGCTGCTTAACTTCCCTGCCGCGATCATTGAACAGGAAAGTCTTGGGCTTCATCCCGGCGCCTTCTGGGCTGGTCTCACCATTTTCGTTCAATTGACTGGGTCGCTGCTCGTCATTTCGGGCCGCTTCGTCTGGCTTGGCGCTGGGGCGCTCGGCGTCTTCACGGCCGTTGCTGCGGCCATGGCTCATGGATTCTGGACGATGCAAGGTCAAGAGCAGTTTGTCGCGATGAATATCTTTCTTGAACACATCGGTCTAATTGGCGGCCTCATCATGACTGCGCTTGTCGCCGAACATGCCAAACGAGAAGGGCGCTTCTGA
- the scpA gene encoding methylmalonyl-CoA mutase, which yields MSRIPNFADVAFDRTAPAAPAGSAEPWLTPEGILVKPVYGEADLAGLDFLETYPGIAPFLRGPYPTMYVNQPWTVRQYAGFSTAEDSNAFYRRNLAAGQKGLSVAFDLATHRGYDSDHPRVGGDVGMAGVAIDSIYDMRTLFAGIPLDQMSVSMTMNGAVLPILALFVVAAEEQGVPPEKLSGTIQNDILKEFMVRNTYIYPPSPSMRIISDIFAFTSQRMPKFNSISISGYHMQEAGATQDLELAYTLADGVEYLRAGLAAGLDVDRFAPRLSFFWAIGMNFFMEVAKMRAARLLWAKLLKPFGPKDPRSLSLRTHCQTSGWSLTAQDVFNNVMRTTVEAMAATQGHTQSLHTNALDEALALPTDFSARIARNTQLFLQQESGTTRIIDPWGGSYYVERLTRDLAAKAWGHIQEIEELGGMAKAIEAGVPKLRIEEASAKTQARIDAGKQAVIGVNKYKPTDEVPIEILKVDNTNVRRLQIDKLRRLRAERNQKDVDAALAALTRSASEGNGNLLGLAIDAARAKATVGEISDAMEKVFGRHRAEIKSITGVYKREASSMGNQVEKVQALIDAFEEAEGRRPRILVAKIGQDGHDRGQKVIASAFADIGFDVDIGPLFATADEAARQAVENDVHILGVSSLAAAHLTAVPELKAALKQQGRDDIMIIVGGVVPPQDYDALYAAGAEAIFPPGTVIADAAEELIHKLNARLGHSEAA from the coding sequence ATGAGCCGCATTCCCAATTTCGCCGACGTCGCCTTCGACCGGACCGCCCCCGCTGCGCCAGCCGGCAGCGCCGAGCCGTGGCTGACGCCCGAGGGCATTCTGGTGAAGCCCGTCTATGGCGAGGCGGATCTCGCCGGGCTCGATTTCCTCGAGACCTATCCGGGCATCGCGCCGTTCCTGCGCGGGCCCTACCCGACCATGTACGTCAACCAGCCCTGGACCGTCAGGCAATATGCCGGCTTCTCGACGGCTGAGGATTCCAACGCGTTCTACCGCCGCAACCTCGCGGCGGGGCAGAAAGGCCTCTCGGTCGCCTTCGATCTCGCCACCCATCGCGGCTATGACTCTGATCATCCGCGCGTCGGCGGCGACGTCGGCATGGCCGGCGTTGCCATCGATTCCATCTACGACATGCGCACACTGTTCGCGGGCATCCCGCTCGACCAGATGAGCGTGTCCATGACCATGAACGGCGCGGTGCTGCCGATCCTCGCGCTGTTCGTGGTGGCGGCCGAGGAACAGGGCGTGCCGCCGGAGAAACTGTCGGGCACCATTCAGAACGACATTCTGAAAGAGTTCATGGTGCGCAACACCTACATCTATCCACCCTCGCCATCGATGCGGATCATCTCCGACATCTTCGCCTTCACATCGCAGCGGATGCCGAAATTCAATTCGATCTCGATCTCCGGCTATCACATGCAGGAGGCCGGCGCGACGCAGGATCTCGAGCTCGCCTATACGCTTGCCGACGGTGTCGAATATCTTCGCGCCGGCCTTGCCGCCGGCCTCGACGTCGACCGTTTCGCGCCGCGGCTGTCGTTCTTCTGGGCGATCGGCATGAACTTCTTCATGGAAGTCGCCAAGATGCGCGCCGCTCGGCTGCTCTGGGCCAAGCTGCTCAAGCCGTTCGGTCCGAAGGACCCGCGCTCGCTTTCTCTGCGCACCCATTGCCAGACCTCGGGCTGGTCGCTGACCGCGCAGGACGTCTTCAACAATGTGATGCGCACGACAGTGGAGGCGATGGCGGCCACCCAAGGCCACACTCAGTCGCTGCACACCAACGCGCTCGACGAAGCGCTGGCCTTGCCGACCGATTTCTCGGCGCGCATCGCCCGCAACACCCAGCTGTTCCTGCAGCAGGAGAGCGGCACCACCCGCATCATCGATCCCTGGGGCGGCTCCTATTACGTCGAGCGTCTGACGCGCGACCTCGCGGCCAAGGCGTGGGGCCACATCCAGGAGATTGAGGAACTCGGCGGCATGGCCAAGGCGATCGAGGCCGGCGTGCCCAAGCTGCGCATCGAGGAGGCCTCGGCCAAGACCCAGGCGCGGATCGACGCCGGCAAGCAGGCGGTGATCGGCGTCAACAAGTACAAGCCGACCGACGAGGTCCCGATCGAGATCCTGAAGGTCGACAACACCAATGTCCGTCGCCTTCAGATCGACAAGCTGAGGCGGCTGAGGGCCGAGCGCAACCAGAAGGACGTCGATGCCGCGCTCGCTGCGCTGACGCGGTCGGCCAGCGAAGGCAACGGCAATCTGCTCGGGCTCGCGATCGACGCAGCTCGCGCGAAGGCGACCGTCGGCGAGATTTCCGACGCGATGGAAAAGGTGTTCGGCCGACACCGCGCCGAGATCAAATCCATCACCGGCGTCTACAAGCGGGAGGCGTCCAGCATGGGCAACCAGGTCGAGAAGGTTCAGGCGCTGATCGATGCGTTCGAGGAAGCCGAGGGCCGCCGACCACGCATCCTGGTCGCGAAGATTGGCCAGGACGGGCACGACCGGGGCCAGAAGGTGATTGCATCGGCCTTCGCCGATATCGGTTTCGACGTCGACATCGGACCGCTCTTTGCCACCGCCGACGAGGCCGCACGGCAGGCGGTCGAGAACGACGTCCACATCCTCGGCGTCTCCTCGCTCGCGGCTGCCCACCTCACCGCCGTGCCGGAATTGAAGGCCGCGCTGAAGCAGCAGGGCCGCGACGACATCATGATCATCGTCGGCGGGGTAGTGCCGCCGCAGGATTACGATGCGCTCTACGCGGCCGGCGCCGAGGCCATCTTCCCACCCGGCACGGTGATCGCGGACGCGGCCGAGGAGCTGATCCACAAGCTGAATGCTCGGCTCGGCCATAGCGAGGCAGCATAG
- a CDS encoding methylmalonyl-CoA mutase family protein has product MSSSDLSLAAEFRQSQYDDWRKLVNEVLKGAPFERLINKTYDGLAMDPLYERAQDFVPLVGRPAAAPWQIVQRIDHPDPAMANAQALQDLKNGATGLSLVFAGGNGSHGFGLDQTASVVARALKDVHLDAGIGIELQVGKHSRKAAIHVAEYVDAVGLDPGACDIRFGLDPLGACAVQGQSSYTWDEIARSVTSVVNGLVALGFRGPFASSDGRVIHNSGGSEVQELAFVLASSVAYLHAMEAARIPLEQAQGGIYARLAADADQFLTMAKFRALRLLWARIEQACGLTPKPLFIAAETAWRMLTQRDPYVNMLRATIATFAAGVAGANAITVLPHTLALGLPDPFARRVARNTQLLLLEESNLAKVSDPAAGAGGIETLTAQLCDAAWALFQESEKAGGAFAALQQGLFQGKVAATRNARAANIAKRREVLTGASEFPNLNESETAVLKTTPVALAPCGEAKYKFDALAPIRLAQPFEELRDKSDAALKARGTRPSVFLANLGTPADFTARATFAKSFFEAGGIQAVESEGFADPAELVAAFKASGAALACLCSSDKVYAGQAEPAARALQTVGGRHIYLAGRPTDGEAALRAAGVTGFVFAGGDALATLQDAYRRMEQP; this is encoded by the coding sequence ATGAGTTCGTCTGATCTGTCGCTGGCGGCTGAGTTTCGGCAATCGCAGTATGACGACTGGCGCAAGCTGGTCAACGAGGTGCTGAAAGGAGCGCCGTTCGAGAGGCTGATCAATAAGACCTACGATGGGCTCGCGATGGATCCCTTGTACGAGCGGGCTCAGGATTTCGTACCGCTGGTAGGGCGCCCGGCCGCGGCGCCTTGGCAGATCGTGCAACGGATCGACCACCCGGACCCGGCGATGGCCAATGCGCAGGCACTTCAGGATCTGAAGAATGGGGCGACAGGCCTATCGCTCGTTTTCGCGGGAGGCAATGGCAGCCACGGCTTCGGTCTGGATCAAACGGCCAGCGTGGTCGCACGAGCATTGAAGGACGTTCACCTGGATGCTGGCATCGGCATCGAACTTCAGGTTGGCAAGCACTCGCGCAAGGCCGCAATTCACGTTGCCGAGTATGTAGATGCAGTTGGTCTCGATCCCGGGGCCTGCGACATCCGCTTCGGGCTCGATCCCTTAGGCGCGTGCGCAGTCCAGGGCCAAAGCTCATATACTTGGGACGAAATTGCACGGTCCGTGACCAGCGTGGTCAACGGGCTTGTAGCGCTCGGCTTCAGGGGGCCCTTCGCCTCAAGCGATGGGCGGGTAATCCACAATTCCGGCGGATCGGAAGTGCAGGAGCTCGCCTTCGTGCTTGCCTCCAGCGTCGCATATTTGCACGCTATGGAGGCCGCCCGCATTCCACTGGAGCAGGCGCAAGGCGGCATCTATGCGCGGCTTGCCGCAGATGCCGACCAGTTCCTGACGATGGCAAAATTCCGCGCCCTGCGACTGCTCTGGGCGCGCATTGAGCAGGCCTGCGGCCTAACGCCGAAGCCGCTGTTTATCGCCGCCGAGACTGCCTGGCGGATGCTGACGCAGCGCGACCCTTACGTGAACATGCTGCGCGCGACCATCGCGACATTTGCCGCAGGCGTCGCCGGCGCCAACGCGATCACCGTACTACCGCATACGCTGGCGCTCGGGCTACCCGATCCGTTCGCGCGGCGCGTGGCGCGCAACACGCAGCTTTTGCTGCTGGAAGAGAGCAACCTCGCCAAGGTCAGCGATCCCGCCGCCGGCGCCGGCGGCATCGAGACGCTGACGGCGCAGCTCTGCGACGCAGCCTGGGCGCTGTTCCAGGAGAGCGAGAAGGCCGGTGGCGCCTTCGCAGCACTTCAGCAGGGACTGTTCCAGGGGAAGGTCGCGGCGACGCGAAATGCGCGCGCGGCCAACATCGCCAAGCGACGCGAAGTCCTGACCGGCGCCAGCGAGTTTCCGAACCTGAATGAGAGCGAGACGGCGGTGCTGAAGACGACGCCCGTCGCGCTCGCGCCTTGTGGCGAGGCCAAATACAAATTCGATGCCCTCGCGCCGATCCGGCTGGCGCAACCGTTCGAAGAGCTGCGCGACAAATCCGATGCGGCGCTGAAGGCGCGCGGCACGCGGCCCAGCGTGTTCCTAGCCAATCTCGGCACGCCTGCCGATTTCACGGCGCGCGCGACCTTTGCGAAAAGCTTCTTCGAGGCCGGCGGCATCCAGGCCGTCGAGAGCGAAGGCTTTGCCGATCCGGCCGAGCTGGTGGCCGCCTTCAAGGCCTCCGGCGCTGCGCTGGCCTGCCTCTGTTCCAGCGACAAGGTCTATGCCGGTCAGGCGGAACCGGCCGCCCGGGCGCTGCAAACGGTGGGCGGCCGCCATATCTATCTGGCAGGCCGCCCGACCGATGGCGAGGCGGCGCTGCGCGCGGCCGGCGTCACGGGCTTTGTCTTCGCCGGAGGCGACGCGCTTGCGACGCTGCAAGACGCCTATCGACGGATGGAGCAGCCATGA
- a CDS encoding hydrolase: MASEPIRDPAKDRLLTPKNSAFVIIDYQPVQVNSIASMDRQLLLNNIVGCAKAAVAYGLPIVHSTVNVKTGLNKPPVPHIRKVLKEVPTVDRTSINSWEDVEFRKAIEATGRKKLIMTALWTEACLTFPAIDALAEGYEVYVPVDAVGGTSLAAHEAALRRIEQAGAKLISVVQLFCELQRDWSRKETVPEFMNLFVETGGTAGIQFSYDRAE, translated from the coding sequence ATGGCAAGCGAACCAATTCGTGATCCGGCCAAGGACCGCCTTCTGACTCCGAAGAACTCGGCATTCGTCATAATCGACTACCAGCCCGTCCAGGTCAATTCGATCGCTTCAATGGACCGGCAACTCCTGCTCAACAACATTGTCGGTTGCGCCAAAGCCGCCGTTGCGTACGGGCTACCCATCGTCCACTCAACGGTTAACGTGAAGACTGGCCTCAACAAGCCGCCGGTCCCCCACATCCGGAAGGTCCTCAAGGAGGTTCCGACTGTCGATCGCACCTCGATCAATTCCTGGGAAGACGTCGAGTTTCGGAAGGCCATCGAGGCGACGGGTCGAAAGAAGCTCATCATGACGGCGCTCTGGACTGAGGCCTGCCTGACGTTTCCCGCGATCGACGCCTTGGCTGAAGGCTATGAGGTCTATGTGCCGGTTGATGCGGTTGGTGGCACGTCGTTGGCGGCGCACGAAGCGGCGCTTCGTCGGATCGAGCAAGCCGGAGCCAAATTGATCAGCGTCGTTCAACTGTTCTGTGAGCTGCAGCGTGACTGGTCCCGGAAGGAGACTGTTCCTGAGTTCATGAACCTATTTGTCGAAACCGGCGGCACCGCCGGCATCCAATTCTCCTACGATCGCGCCGAATAG
- a CDS encoding putative quinol monooxygenase, translated as MSELYLVVGLQAKKGKEDQLKQDLIAVVEPSRRDFGNLRYELYVDDADPGQFVFVEHWVSAEAQEAHHTQSAHIQQFHLSGAANVEKTTFLHRLSRIA; from the coding sequence ATGTCGGAGTTGTACCTAGTCGTTGGTCTCCAAGCGAAAAAGGGCAAGGAAGATCAACTGAAACAAGATCTGATTGCGGTCGTCGAACCATCTCGGAGAGACTTCGGGAATCTCCGCTACGAACTGTATGTGGATGACGCCGATCCCGGGCAATTCGTATTCGTTGAGCACTGGGTCTCGGCGGAAGCGCAGGAGGCGCACCACACTCAATCTGCGCATATCCAGCAGTTCCACCTAAGTGGTGCCGCCAACGTTGAAAAAACCACGTTTTTGCATCGTTTGTCACGAATAGCTTAG